TTGCTTTTTTCCTTGTGAGGTTTATGAAGATACAAATCGGGGAATAAAAGTCTCAGATGTTTTTCCAGTGTTAAAATGGTGGGACCATAACCTTTGTGGTACATGAAATATTCCAAGTCGTAACCCATCTTCCCCGCGTCGGCATAGCGTTTGTCAATATCGCGCTCAAGAGCTTTCAAAACAATTCTTTCCAGATCTTCAGGAATTTCGGGGTTTTTTTCCCGGGGGGAGGGAATGGCCTGAGAGCAGACATTTTCCATAATCTCTTTTGCATCCACTCCCGTGTTAAAAAGAGATTCTCCGGTTAACAATTCATACATCACAATTCCCAGAGAAAAAAGATCGGAACGCTTATCAGTAATTTTTCCCTTCGCCTGTTCCGGAGACATGTAGGGCGCTTTACCCATAATGACGGAACCCTCTTTGTCCTCCATAAAATGGGCCGCCTTGGCCACACCAAAATCGGTGATTTTGACTTCGCCTTCTGTGGCAAGCATCAAATTGTTGGGATTGATATCGCGGTGGACAACAAAAAGCGGTTGACCATCCGGATCGGTTTTCGAATGGGCATATTCCAAACCGCGACACACGCGGCTGATAATAAAAGCACCTAACTCCACAGGAATTTTTGTGCCGAGGTCCGCGTGCCGGTTCATCAAATCACGCAAATTCACACCATGAACATATTCCATCGCAATATAAAAACCGCCGTCCACTTTTCCCAATTTGTAAATTTGAACGATATTTTGATGAACCAAGTCGGCAACCAATTTGGCCTCTCCAATGAAGAGACCCACGAAATCTTTCATGTTGGTGTACTCTTCACGGATCATTTTGATAGCGACCCGTTTTTCAAACCCTTCAGCGCCGTAGAGGATCGATTCGTAAATATTTCCCATCCCCCCCTCGGCAATCAGACGTGTAAACTTAAAGCGGTATTGATCTTCAAATTCCT
Above is a window of Deltaproteobacteria bacterium DNA encoding:
- a CDS encoding serine/threonine protein kinase, whose translation is MKKEEFEDQYRFKFTRLIAEGGMGNIYESILYGAEGFEKRVAIKMIREEYTNMKDFVGLFIGEAKLVADLVHQNIVQIYKLGKVDGGFYIAMEYVHGVNLRDLMNRHADLGTKIPVELGAFIISRVCRGLEYAHSKTDPDGQPLFVVHRDINPNNLMLATEGEVKITDFGVAKAAHFMEDKEGSVIMGKAPYMSPEQAKGKITDKRSDLFSLGIVMYELLTGESLFNTGVDAKEIMENVCSQAIPSPREKNPEIPEDLERIVLKALERDIDKRYADAGKMGYDLEYFMYHKGYGPTILTLEKHLRLLFPDLYLHKPHKEKSKEGTVAISSRRWNP